One Natronomonas gomsonensis genomic window, CGTGGCGATGGCGATGCGGGACGGCGAGAAGACCGGCGAGTGGCTCGGTCGACTGTCGGACTCCGCCGTTCTCGTCCGCGGCAACCACGACGCCGCACTTGACCCCGAATCGGTCGACTACCCGGTCGTCTCGTCCTGCGTGCTCGAAGCCGGCGAGTACCGCTTCTACTGTACCCATCGTCCCGAGGATACTCCAGAGTGGTGGAACGGGTGGGTACTCCACGGCCATCACCACAACAACCACCCCAAGGAGTACCCCTTCGTCCGAACCGACGAAAAGCGCGTCAATGTCGGCGTGGAGTTACTCGACTACCGGCCGGTGGCCCTTCCGTCCATCGTACGGCTGTTGGAGGCCTGTGAGGAACGCGGCCGACGATTCGTTCGCGACCGAGCAGCTGCCGACGAACTGCTAAGGACTGCGACGTAATCCTCACCCCGCAACGGTCGAGATGTACGCCAACGCGAACAGCGTCGCGTTGTACAATCCGTGGATAATCGCCGGGACGACGACGTTGTCGGTCATCTCGTAGGTAATCGCGAAGACGAGACCAGGGAAGAACAAAAGCGTAATCGTGAGCGCGACGCCCGAAGTGGGTCCGCTGAGCGACCCCGCGTGGGCGGCGGCGAAGATGGCCGTCGCCAAAGCGAGACCCACGGGCGCCGAGAACGTCTCTCGGAGGCGACTCTGGATGATACCGCGGAACAGCAACTCCTCGCCAGGACCGATGAGGACGAACGCGAGCACGATGAGCACGAGGAAGATACGGGGGTCCTGCTGGCCGAGTTCACCCGCCCGGTTCTGTGCGGGCGTCAACCCAAGCAGGAACACGACGACGAAAATCATCGTGATGGCGGTGACGAACGCGAGGACGTACCCCGCCCCGACGTAAATCCATCCTTCGAGGTCCGGGGTTCGGACGCCCACGTATTCGAGGTCGAACCCACGATACCGGAGGTAAAACGCCGAGAGGCCGAAGAACGTGAGGCCTTGCAACAACACCGTCGAGAGGACCGTCGACGCGACCAACGGGAGGTCGATGCCGGCGGAGCCGAGCGCCTCCGCAACGGCAAGCCCGATGAGACTTCCACCACCGAGACCCACGACAGCGAGGAGGAGGGCGGTGAGGAGGGCAAGTACGGGCGACGGAATCCGACCGGCGACCGCGTCGATTGGACCCGACGAACTATCGAGTGGAGCCATTGGAGGCCGTAGGGCCGGCGGGGTGAAAAGCCCACACGCTCCCCGTGGGGAGTTCGGAACGGCACCGGAATCAGGTGCAGTACCGATTGACCTCCATCTCGAAGTACAATATAGCTGCCATTTGAATCGCCATCAGGGCAGAAAGAGGCAACAATCGCACCAATATTTAAGTCAAATGCGTCTAAAACCTGATTGGTATGGTATCACAAGAAGTACAACTTCGAAGTACGGTCGCCGGCTTCACCGCGGAGGGACGGCTCCACACGCTCAGCGTCTGGTTCATTCTCGCACTCCGATTGATGATGGGAGTGGCGTTCCTCCAAAGCGGCGCCAGTAAGGTTCTCGCAGGGGATTTCAGCGCCGCAGGCTATCTCCAGAACGCGCCGCCGGCGAACGGCAGCCCCGTCGCGGACCTGTTCGTCGCCATGGGCAACACGCCAGCACTCGTCGAGTTCGCGAACATCGCCGTCCCGTGGGGTGAGGTACTCATCGGGTTGGGGCTCATCGTCGGCGGCCTGACGCGTCTGGCGGCGTTCTGGGGTGCGGTGTTGATGCTCATGTTCTATCTGGGTAACTGGGAAATTAGTCACGGCTACATCAACGGCGACTTCGCCTACATGCTCGTCTTCCTGTCGGTCGCCGCCTTCGGCGCCGGCCGAATTCTCGGACTCGACGCCTACATCGAGCAGTACGAAGTCGACGGCCAACCGCTCGTCGAACGCTACCCGTGGACGGCGTACATCCTCGGATAACGGCTTACCGATTTTTGACCAGCAGGTAGATACCGACAGCGACGACCGGCACCGCGAGAAACGCCGGCAGCGTCACGACACCGCTGGCATTGCCGCCGAACTGCACCAACAGCAGGAGGGCGACGAAGACGACGGCGAACGCCGCGATGACGAGACCGACGATTCGGAACGGGTCGTCGTCCATCGGACTACCGGTCGGCGTCGTGGAGGCTCTCGAGTATCTCGGGGTCGGTGCGGAACTTCAACACGTTCGTCACGACGGAGTTGCGGAGGTTGTGAACGACTTCGCCGTGTCGCTTGTAGAACTCGTGAATCCACTGGGATTGGGCATCTCTAGTCGGGAACATCATCACCGACTTCCACTGGTACTCCCCATCCGAGAGGAAGTAAAACAGCGTGTTCGGCGAATCGCGGATGAACTCCATGGCCGCGCGCCACTCCTCGGCGAAGTTCTCGGGGTTGAACTTGAACTCGAACAGCGCGAAGTGGAAGTACTCCTCGTTGGGGATGATCGCCTCACGGAAGACGCCCTCCTCGCGCATCCCCCGAATCGACTCCGAGACGGTGACGTGCGAGACGTCGATGCCGTACTTCTCGTCGAGAATGCGCGCGAGGTCCCGCGAGGACAGCTGTGGGTCCCGCGAGAGCTCCCGAAGCACCAACACGTCGCGTTCCTTGAACTCCCAATCGGGCGATGTGCGCTCCATACTCACGCCCCATCGCCCGGGCTACTGGGGTTTTCGGTCAGGAACGACCGGAGTTCCGCTCGATACGCCTCGGGAACGTCCTCTACGACCCAGTGGAACGCCTTCGGGAGCCGCGACAGCTCCCCTCCGAGGTCGTCGGCGAGCCGTTCGCCGTACTCGATTGGCTGCATCACGTCGTCTTCGGCCCACAGACACAGCAACTCGGCGTCGATGTCCCCGTAGGGGATTTCGGTCGTGTGGTTGGTGTTGGTCGCCACCGCCGCCCGCGAGATGGCGCGTTTGCCACCCTCACGGAGCCACGGTTCCTTCATCCCCTCGACGAAGGCGGGGTCGGCGTCGCCGTAGGCACCCTCCGCGAAGGCGAAATCCAGTTTCGCTTCGAACTCCTCGTCGTCCAACTCGGCCGTCGCCGGCAGGCCGAGGTTGCTGATGAACTCGACGGGCCAAGAATCATAACAGACGATGTTCGAGGCGACGAGGCGCTCCACGCGGTCGGTGTGGGCGGCGAAGCGAAGCGCCACACCACCGCCGATGTCGTGGGCGACGAGCGTCACGTCACCGAGGCCGAGGTCATCGAGCAGTTCGCCGAGCATGGCCTCCTGGGCGCGAATCGAGCGGTCGAAGCCGTCGTGGGCGTCGGAGTTGCCGTAGCCCAGCATGTCGGGGACGATGACGCGGTAGTCGTCCTCGAAGGCGGGTGCGACGTGGCGCCACAGAAACGACCACGTCGGGATGCCGTGGAGGAAGACGAGCGGGTCGCCGTCCTCGGGGCCTTCGTCACGGTAGGCGACTTCGAGGTCGTGGCCGTCGACGGTGACCGTCGTCGACTCTTGGACCTCGGTCCACTCCTCGTGTCCCGGCCCCGTCATAGAACGCGGTCGGAGATGATGTTCTTCTGGATTTCCGAGGTGCCCTCGTAGATTTTCGTGATGCGAGCGTCACGGTAGATGCGCTCGACGGGGTGGTCGGAGACGTAGCCCGCGCCGCCGTGTACCTGAATCGCCTCGTCGGCGACGTCGACGGCGTGTTCGGAGGCGAACAGTTTCGCCATCGACGCCAGTCGGACGGCGGTGTCGTCTTTGTCGCCCTCGACGTGGCTGGCGGCACGGTAGGTCAACGAGCGAGCGGCCTCCACGTCGGTCGCCATCTCGGCGACCTTGTGCTCGATGGCCTGGAACTCCTTGATCTTCTGGCCGAACTGCTCGCGGTCGTTAGCGTAGTCGACGGCAGCGTCGAGTGCGCCCTGTGCCGCACCGACCGCCTGTGAGGCGACGCTCGTCCGACCGGAGGCGAAGAAGTCCATCAGCTGGTAGAAGCCCTCGTTCTTCTCGCCGATGATGTTCTCCTCGGGAACGCGGACGTCGTCGATGACGACCTCAGCGAGGTCTGAGGCCCGAATACCGAGTTTATTGTCGATTTTCGAGGGCTTGAAGCCGGGGTCGTCGGTGGGGACGAGGAACGCGGTGATGCCGCGGTGGGCCGGGTCGGCGTCGGGGTTGGTTTTCGTCATCACGACCGCCACGTCGGCGACCGTGCCGTTGGTAATCCACATCTTGTTGCCGTTGAGGACGTAGCCGTCGCCGTCTTCCTCGGCGACCGTCTCGATGCCCGCGACGTTCGAGCCGTGGGCCGGCTCGGAGATACAGGAACAGGATGCCGACTCGCCGTTGGCGATTTTCGGCAGCCACTCCTCTTTCATCCACTCGTCGCCGTATTCGAGAATCATCGACGATCCGAAGCCCGCCGACCCCACCGCCGACCCGATGCCGGGGTCGGCCCGCCACAGTTCCTCGGTGACGATACACCGAGAGAGCATGTCCATCCCCGCGCCGTCGTACTCCATCGGAATGTGCGGCGCGACGAAGTCCAACTCCGCCGCCTTCCGGCGGAGTTCTTCGGGGTACTCCCCGTTTTCGTCGTGCTCGCGGGCGACGGGCTTGATTTCTTCCTGTCCGAATTCGCGGACGGCCTCGCGAATCGCTTCGTGCTCGGCCGAAAGTTGGAACGCCATATCCGAACTCTAGGTTCCCGTTGCAAAATAGATTTGCCAAACGGTACAACAGTGTTAAGTTCTTTACCGAGTGACAGACACTCTCTGTCGAGTCGTTACTTGCCCTCGAATTCGGGTTTGCGGCCCTCCATGAACGCGTTGGCTCCCTCGACGTGGTCGTCGGTCGCGAAGACTGCGGCCTGGGCAGCCGCCTCGTTGTCGAGGGCATCCTTCAGGCTGGCGTTGAACCCCTGTTCGATGAGTTTCTTCGAGGTCCGAAGCGCGACCGTCGGCCCGGTTGCGATGGGTTCGATGAACTCCTCGACTTGCTCCTCGAAGTCCTCCTCGTAGACGTGGTTGAACAGCCCGAGTTCGCCGGCCTCCTCGGCGTCGAGCAGTTCGCCGGTGAAGACGAGTTCCTTCGCCTTGCTGGCGCCGACCTGTCGCGGCAGGAGATACGACGTGCCGGTGTCGATTGCGAGACCGACCTGCCGGAAGCCGAAGGAAATCTGGGCGTCGGCGGAGGCGAGCGTCACGTCGGCGGCGATGGCGAGGTTCGCACCCGCGCCGTAGGCCGTGCCGTCGACCTTGGCGATGGTCGGGAGGTGGAACTCGGCGACGCGCTGGATGGCCCGACTCGTGTCGTGTTGGATGCCTTCGACGGCCTCGTGGAGTTCGGCGGTGCCGCTCATCAACTCGACCATGGAGTTCACGTCGCCGCCGGCACAGAACGTCCCCTCCTTGCCGGTGACGACGAGACAGCGGGCCTCATCGGAGTCCTCGACTTCGTCGACGGCGTCGACGATAGCGTTGGACATCTCCTCGGAAAGCGCATTGCGGTTGTCGGGTCGGTTCAGCGTTATCGTCGCGACGCCCTCGTCGATATCGAGGAGCACTGGGTCACTCATGATACGTCTCGACATGCGAGGCCACCGGCTAAAGTGTTGCCACGTGGTTGACCATCGTTTGTCAACCTTGCCCCCCGAGTTAACGGCGAAAATATAAAGTCGCTTTTCAGTTACGATTGCTCACCGAGAGGTCGGTTCCCTACTCGCTGCCGAGGTACGCCTCTTGGACGTCCGGGTTCTCCCGGATTTCCTCGGGCGTCCCCTCCGCGAGCAGTTCGCCGAAGTTGATGACGATGGCCCTGTCGATGAGTTCGAGCAACCCGCGCATGTTGTGGTCGACGACGACGAGCGTCGTTCCCTCCTCGCGGAGTTCGGTCAGCAGACTCGAAATCTGTCCGATTTCGCCCTCCGCCAGCCCCGCGAAGGGTTCGTCGATTAGCATCATGTCGGGGTCGGTCGCCATCGCACGGGCGAGTTCCAACCGGAGCATCCCCGCGTGGGGGAGTTCGTCGGGCATCCGGTGCATCTCCTCGCCCAGACCGACGCGTTCGCACAACTCGATGGCCTGCGCTCGCGTCTCCCCGCGCAGGCCGCTCGTCGAGAACAGTCGGTCGGGAACCAGCGCCGTCTGGACGTTCGCGAGGATGGTCCGGTCCTCGAAGGGCCGGAACTCCTGGAACGTCCGTGCCAGTCCCTTTCCGACCATCTCGTAGGCGGGAAGACCGGTGACGTCCTCGCCGCGGTAGTACACCGTCCCCTCCGTCGGGGGATACCGGCCGGTGATGCAGTTGAACGTCGTCGACTTCCCGGCGCCGTTCGGGCCGATGAAGCCGAGTATCTCCTGTTCTTCGACCGCAAACGAGAGGTCGTCGACCGCGGTCAGTCCACCGAAGCGCTTGGTGAGACCGTCCGCGACCAACACGCCGTCGTCGGGGTCGAAATTGCGGGCGTCGTCGGCCCCCGGCGTCTGCTCGGCGTCGCCCAATTGGGCTTCGCTGCTCATCGGCGCTCACCTCCGAACAACTCACGGAGGTCGTCGGTCCACGACTCGACGATACGTTCGCCGCGGCTCTTGCCGCCGTCTGCGACCGCTTCACCCGCCTGTGGTTCCGAGCGAGCGCGCCACTCGCCGACCACCCGGGGGACGATTCCCTCCGGCAGGTAAAACAGGAATCCGAGAGTCACGATGCCGAACAGCAGGAAGTAGACCTCGCCAACCGGGACGTTGACGACGGGAATCGTAAATTCGAGGTTCCGCAGGAACACCCGAAGTAGATAGAAGAACAGGCCACCGATGGCGGCGCCGGTGATGGTGCCGATGCCGCCGAGGATGGCGGCGACGATGACCTCGATGCTGATGATGAGCGCCAGCAGTTCGGAGACGTTGAAGCCGCCGACACTGTGACCGTACATCGCGCCCGCGAGGCCGCCGATTAGCCCCGAAAGCACGAAGGCGAACAGTTTGAACTTCGCGGGGTTCTTGCCGGTCGCCGCGACGGATATCTCGTCAGCACGGATGGCCGTGAACACCATCCCCGCATCCGAGCGGGTGATGGCGACGAAGACGACCAGTGCGAACAGGAACACGAACAGCGCGAGGTAGTACCCCGAGTAGGGGTCGAACCCGGGCGACGGTATCGGTCCGATGGCGCTGAACTTCTCGACGGTGCCGACGCTCACGAGGCCGAGTTCCCCACCGGTCAAGTCCGGGAAGAACCGGAACACCGAGATGAGGATAATCGGCGTCACGAGCGTGATAAGCGAGAAGTACGGCCCCTTGACGCGCAGCGACGGGAAGCCGATGAGCAACCCGGCGAGGCCCGCCGCGACTGCACCGAGGGGCGCCGCAATCCACGGGTCGAGACCCATATGCAGGTTCAACATCCCCGAGGTGTAGCCGCCGACCCCGAAGAACAGCCCGTGACCGAACGAGATTTCGCCAGTGTAGCCGGAGACGAAGTCCCAGCTCATCACGAACGTCGCGAAGAACAGCGCCGACGAGAGGTAAATCGCGTAAATCGCCGGGATGACGAGCGGCAGGACGAACAGCGACAGGATACCGAGCAGGCCGACCTGCTGGTGGCGCTGCATCTCGACGGGGTTGAGGATGTCGCCCCACGACTTCAAATCGGATTGGGTCTGTCCCGACATCTCACTCCTCCACGAGTTCGCGGCCGAAGAGGCCCTTGGGTCTGATGAGCAACACGAGCACCAACACGACCAGCGCCGAAACCCCAGCGAGCCGTTCGCTGAGGAACTGAATCGTCATCTGATCGAGGAAACTGATGAGGTAGGCGCCGATGACACTCCCGCGGATGCTGCCGAGACCACCCAACACGACGATGGAGAACGACAGCAGCAGCGGATTGCGACCCATCAGTGGGTTCGCCGTCTGGAACGATGCGAGGAACAGCCCCGCGAGACCGGCGAGGGCGCCGGCGAGCACCCACGTGTAGGAGTACACCTGCTCGGAGTCGATGCCGACGAGCGCGGCGCCTTTATCCGACATCGAGGTCGCGAGAATGGCCTTTCCGGTTCGCGTCCGGTTGACGAAGTAAAACAGGCCACCGATGAGCACCCACGACAGCACGAACACGAGGATGCGGTTGAGTTGGATGCTGTCGCTGAGGACGGTAATCGACCCATCGAGGAGTTGCGGCACGAGCAACTCCTCGCCGCCGAAGATGACGAGCATCAGTTGCTCGACAACGATGGCGACGACCAGCGTCAGGATGAGCACGGTGACCGGATTGTGTCGGACTTTACTGATGAGACCCTTGTACAGCGCAAGGGAGAACGCCCCGGAGATGACTGCCGCGGCGATGGCACCGAGAACGATACTTCCCGTGGCGGCGTCGACGGCGTAGGCGCTGTAGGCGCCCACGGTGATTATCGCCCCGTGGGAGAGGTTCAACACCCCGCCCACGCCGAAGATGAGCGTGAAGCCGATGGCTACCAACGAGTACAACGCCCCCAACATGAGGACGTTCGTCGCGATAGTGATGGCACTTACCATCGTGTCTTAGGCCCACGGTGGCGACTGGTACTCTGCTTCCTCCAGGTCGTCGGGCCAGAGGACGCGCTGGTGGCCCTCGCCGCTTTCGTCGGCCTGCCACTGGAAGTAGACGCCTTGTGCGTAGTCGGCGCCGTACCGGACGTCGTGGGGGAACCGGCCGTCGGGACCGAAGAATTCGATATTCCCACCGGTGCCGGTGTAGGACATCCCCTCCAGTTCGGAGACGAGGTCGTCGCTGTTGACGCTCTCGGTCGCCTCGATGGCCTCCTTTATCATGTACACCGCGTCGTACGCCGAGTAGCCGGTGTACACCGGGAGACTGTCGTATTCCTCTTGATAGGCGTCGGCGTACGGTACCGTCTTCTCGGTGACCTCGGAGTTGGCCGTCGCCGTCGTCTGTGAGAACGTCGAGATGGCTGCTCCCTGAGTCGCCTCGTAGAACGACGGCAACTGCGTCGGGACGTGGATACCACCGAAGCCGAACGGCCGCTGCTGTTGGGCCCACTGGACGAGCGCCGTCGTCCCGGTGTGTGCTAGGGCCGTGTAGGCGCCGTCGACCTCGTCGGACTCGAGTTGGTCGTACACCGGTGTGAAGTCCTCGGTGCCCTCCGCAACACGGCGGACCTCGGTTACCTCGACGCCGGCCTCCTCTTCGAGTTGGGACTGAATATCGTTAGTAATCGGCTCCGTCCACTTGTAGTCCTCCGCGAGGAAGGCGATTTTCTCCCAGCCCATCTCCTCGAAGCGGTCCGCAGCGAACTGAACCTGTGACTCACCGAGGAACACGGAGTTGATGGGACCGACACGGAACCAGTACTTGTTCCGGTCGTAGTTCTCCTCGACGAGGGCGGGGGCCTCCGGCGTCGCGGCACCCGCGGTGAGGTGGACGGTGCTCTGCTGGGCGATGTTACCCATAATCGACAGCAGGCTCTCGGAGCCGAAGATGCCGACCGTGGCGTCGACGTTCTCGCCGGTCGTCAGCTCCTGGTAGACCTCACGGGTCGTCCCGGGCTGGTCCTTCGTGTCCTTCGTCGAGACCTCCACGTCGGCGCCGGCGATGCCGCCGTCGTCGTTGATTTCGCTGACGGCGAGTTCGGCGCTTTTCAGAATCGAATCGCCCATCGGCGAGTCGGCGGGCCCGAGAGCGCCGATGGTGACGGTGTCGGGAACGCCACCGCCGCCGTTGCCGTTCCCGTTGCCGCCGCCCAGACAGCCCGCCAAAGCAGTCCCCACGGCCCCTGCACCCGTTGCTCTCAGGAACGAGCGTCGATTGACCCCGAGAGCGCTGTTTGTTCGTGAACCGTTCGACCGTCGGCTGCCATTATTATTGTTAACCATTACCGCTATCCGTCCTTATGGGACAACCATCATAAATGTGCTGCTGGTTTCCAGACGACACGATGTTAGAGAAAAAGCAATTTTCTACTACCGATGGTAATATTTGGTGAAAGCGGTCAAATTCTGTAGTTTTTCATGGGCGAAATTCCATATCCCGGAAAGCGGCATACGTGACAGCTCAGCGAGCAGTCCACCCGCCGTCGACCGCCAGCGTCTCGCCGGTTGCATACGAGGCGAGGTCGCTGGCGAGAAACACCGCCGGCCCGGCGATTTCCTCGGGGTCCGCAAAGCGGTTCAGCGGCGTCCTCGCCTCGATGGAGTCACGCAGGTCGTCGTTTTCCTGAAGGTCGGTCGTGAGGTCCGTCGCGACGTACCCCGGCGCCAGACAGTTCACCCGCACGTCCGGCGCCCAATCGAGGGCGAGACTCTTCGTCAACCCGACCAGTCCGTGTTTGGAGGCGACGTAGGGGTGTTGCCGGGGGAGACCGACGATGCCGCCGACCGACGCGACGTTCAACAGGGTGCCGCCAGCGTCCTTCAGCGACGACTCGGCAGCACGGGCACAGGCGAAGGCCCCACCCAAATTCACGTCCAGCACCGAATCGAACCCCTCCTCGGAGACGGCCTCCGGCGTTCCCAGCGCGTCGTCGGGGTTGATGCCGGCGTTGTTGACGACGATGTCGACGCCGAGGTCGCTGGCGATACGGTCAAAACAGGCCTCGACGGCCTCGGTGTCGGCCACGTCGAGGGTTTCGGTGCGACTCTCGACGCCGCGGTCACGAACCTCCTCGACGACGGCCTCGACGGCGTCTTCTGTCCGTGCCAGCGGAACGACGTTCGCGCCAGCGTCGGCGAACCCCAACGCGATTGCCCGGCCGATACCGCGGGAGCCACCAGTGACGACGGCAGTTCGTCCCGAGAGGTCGAGTTCCATACCGCCTCCGCGGCCGGCGTCTGCAAAAAGCCACCTACCGAAGGGAACGCCTTCGTAACGCTCATACGCCCGATACGTCTAAGGGTACCCAATGGAACTGCGCGTCATCGAGAACTTGGAGAACGAGTTGTCCATCGAGATTCAGGGCGAAGACCACACGTTCATGAACGTGCTGAAGGGTGCCCTGCTCGAAGTCGAGGGCGTCACCGCCGCCACATACGACATGAACCCCGAGCAGTCCGGTGGTCAGACCGACCCCGTCGTCACCATCAAGACCGACGATACGATTGCGCCTCTGGATGCGCTCGAGGAGGCCACCGGCGGTGTCAAAGAGAAGACCACCGCGTTCCGGGACGCCTTCGAATCCGCGGCCTGACGGCTTTTCTCTCCCCGAAACCGCTTTGCGTCTTCCACTCCGAGCGACGTGTATGCACCGACGGAGTTTCCTCGCCTCGACCGGGGCGGCGGCGGCCGCATTCGCCGGTTGTCTCGGCGGCGACGGCGAAAGCGACGACGGGTCGGGAAACGACGGCTACCCACCCGCCTCTGAGGACACCCCCGAACCAATGGGCGTCGACACGGACGGCTTCCAGCGCATCGACGTCGAAGGAACCGCGGTTCCGCTGGCCCCCATCGAGGTGACCTACAACTGGTACCGGCGACGGGAGGCGCGCTTTGCTGACGCCCGCGGCGAGGGCCAATACGAACGCGCCCACATCGAAGGCGCCGCCTGGAGTCCCGCACCGGAGGGCCGAACGAACGACCCCGTCAAGTCGTGGCCACGCGAGGACCGCATCGTCTGTTACTGTGGCTGTCCACACCACCTCTCGTCGCTCCGAGCGGCCACCCTCATCGAAGCCGGCTACGAGAACGTGTACGTCATCGACGAGGGGTTCTTCGAGTGGTTGGAGCGGGAGTACCCGGCGGTCGGGTCGGAGATACAGAACAACGTTGCGTCCTACACCATCGCCGGACGAACCGACCCCGCCCACGCCGAGGCCACCGTCTACGCCGCCCACGAACCCACGGACCAACGGGAGGCCGCCTTCGTCGACGACGACGGCGGCTACGAGATGACGCTGCACTTCGGCGGACTCACCGAAGACAGCGAAATCCGGCTGGAAACCCCGGCGTACGAACTCCTCGCGCCGCTGTCGGAGCTCACCGCCGGCGTAATAACGGGACCGTAATCAGATTCGCATCGGGATGCCCTGCTCGTCGAGGTATCGCTTGACCTCGTCGACGGAGTACTCCTCGAAGTGGAAGATAGAGGCCGCAAGCGCCGCGTCGGCGTTGGCTTCGGTGAACACTTCCTCCATGTGGGCGGGCGAACCACACCCCGAGGAGGCGATGACCGGCGTCGAGACGTTGTCACAGACCGCCTTCGTCAGCGGGATGTCGTAGCCGTCCTTCGTGCCGTCGGCGTCGATGGAGTTGACGAACAACTCGCCGGCACCGCGGTCGGCCGCCTCCCGCGCCCACTCCACCACGTCGATGTCGGTCCCCTCGCGGCCCCCCTTGACGGTACATTCGAACCAGCAGGACTCGCCGTCGACCTCAGCGTAGTACTCGCCGGCCTCGTCGTAGCGCCGCCGGGCGTCGACCGAGATGACGATACACTGACTGCCGAAGGCTTCGGCGCCCTCGCCGACCAACTCGGGACGCTCTAAGGCGCCGGTGTTGATGGATACCTTGTCGGCGCCGGCCCGCAGCGTCTCCTTGATGTCGTCTTTCGTCCGGATGCCGCCGCCGACGGTCAGCGGGATGAAACACTCATCGGCGACCGCCGAGACGGTTTCGAGCATCGTCTCTCGACCCTCAGCCGACGCCGTGATGTCGAGGAAGACGAACTCGTCGGCGCCGGCCTCGTTGTACTTCTTTGCGAGTTCGACGGGGTCACCGGTGTACTCGAGGTCCTCGAAGTTGACGCCGGTGTAGACGGCTGCGTTGCCGTCGTCGTCCAAATCCACGTCGATACAGGGGATAATCCGCTTCGTGAGCGTCATCTGATAGGCGTTTGTACGACGCCCGTTCCTAAAAGGAGTCGGGAACTGATGCCGCCAGTTCGACCATCGAACCCTCAGTCGGCGGCGGTGTCGGGGTCCGCGTCGCTGAACATCGTTCCGACGTCTACGTCCTCGGTTTCGGATGCGGGTGGGTCGTACAGTTCGTGGGCGGTAAATCCGAGCGGCCCGGCCAACACGACGTACGGCACCTGTCGAATCAACTGATTGTGGGCCGTCACCGACTCGTTGTACACCTCCCGTCGGTCCGCGATTTGCTCTTCGATGCGGGCGATTTCGTCCTGAAGCGACTGGAGGTTCTGGACGGCCTGCGGTTCGGGGTGGTCCTCGGCCCGGACGTTCAGCCGGCCGAGCGCCCCTCTGATGGCTTCTCCGGCCGCGGCCTCCTCCTCTGGCGTCTCGGCCCGCTGGGCCTGTTCGCGGGCTTCGACGATGTCCGACAGCAACTCCTCCTCGAAGTCCATCGCCCGCTTGGCCGTGTCGACGAGTTTTTCGAGAGCGTCCTGTCGCTGTTTGAGCAACACGTCGATGTCCGCCCACGCGTTCTTGACCCGTTCGTCTACCCGAACGAGTCGGTTGTACAGCGAGACGACGTACGCCCCGACGACGACGACGGCAAGGATGACCACCACCGCACCGACGATAGTGAGGATATTTACCATACTGTCTGGATGCAACGACCGGC contains:
- a CDS encoding LemA family protein, whose product is MVNILTIVGAVVVILAVVVVGAYVVSLYNRLVRVDERVKNAWADIDVLLKQRQDALEKLVDTAKRAMDFEEELLSDIVEAREQAQRAETPEEEAAAGEAIRGALGRLNVRAEDHPEPQAVQNLQSLQDEIARIEEQIADRREVYNESVTAHNQLIRQVPYVVLAGPLGFTAHELYDPPASETEDVDVGTMFSDADPDTAAD